One genomic segment of Mesoaciditoga lauensis cd-1655R = DSM 25116 includes these proteins:
- the trmFO gene encoding methylenetetrahydrofolate--tRNA-(uracil(54)-C(5))-methyltransferase (FADH(2)-oxidizing) TrmFO encodes MIHVIGGGLAGSEITYQLATRGYKVVLHEMRPKVESGVHKTDKFAELVCSNSLKSMDPVKNASGVLKKELEELDSFVLKVAEKHAIPGGKALVVDREAFSEEITHTLKEMPNVIIKREEVKFIPKDDDIWIVASGPATSQNLYTWLENEFGRGAHFFDAVSPVITAESIDMSKAFFANRYDEEGSDYLNCPMNKEEYLAFRATLVNAEVLPVEGFDKKLLFSRCQPIEEIARSGVDAMRYGPLRPVGLSKNGKRYYAVVQLRRDDSVGSLYNLVGFQTRLKWPEQDKVIHMIPGLEKAKIVRYGVMHANIYLEPNATMDDYFRAKKDKRIFFAGQIIGVEGYVESIASGLFTAINVIRIQKEMDPITLPTDTMIGALLDYVRKTKDLKPMYANFGIIKRDEVRSIPTLEHFLARGLD; translated from the coding sequence GTGATACATGTAATAGGTGGTGGATTAGCGGGATCTGAGATAACTTATCAGCTTGCAACAAGAGGTTATAAGGTTGTTCTCCATGAAATGAGGCCAAAAGTTGAAAGTGGCGTCCACAAAACAGATAAGTTTGCCGAGCTTGTGTGCTCCAATTCTCTTAAATCAATGGATCCAGTTAAAAACGCTTCTGGCGTCCTGAAAAAAGAGTTAGAAGAGTTAGATTCTTTCGTCCTAAAAGTTGCCGAGAAACATGCGATACCAGGAGGAAAAGCCTTAGTTGTTGATAGAGAAGCTTTCTCCGAAGAGATAACACACACTTTGAAAGAAATGCCAAACGTTATCATCAAAAGAGAAGAGGTAAAGTTCATACCCAAAGATGACGATATTTGGATCGTTGCAAGTGGTCCGGCAACTTCGCAAAACCTTTACACATGGCTGGAAAATGAATTTGGAAGGGGAGCGCATTTCTTCGACGCAGTTTCACCGGTTATTACGGCTGAAAGCATTGACATGTCTAAGGCCTTTTTCGCCAACAGATACGACGAAGAGGGAAGCGATTACTTAAATTGCCCGATGAACAAAGAAGAGTATCTTGCTTTCAGGGCAACATTAGTAAACGCTGAAGTACTCCCTGTAGAAGGGTTCGACAAAAAGCTTCTCTTTTCAAGATGCCAACCGATAGAAGAAATAGCTCGAAGTGGCGTAGACGCGATGAGATACGGACCGTTAAGACCTGTAGGTTTGTCAAAAAATGGCAAAAGATATTACGCGGTTGTTCAATTGAGAAGAGATGACTCTGTGGGAAGCCTCTACAACCTGGTTGGATTCCAAACAAGATTAAAATGGCCAGAACAAGATAAGGTTATTCATATGATTCCGGGGCTTGAAAAAGCCAAAATAGTTCGATACGGAGTCATGCACGCCAACATATACCTGGAACCAAACGCAACGATGGATGATTACTTCAGAGCAAAGAAAGACAAAAGGATCTTCTTTGCAGGGCAAATAATAGGTGTGGAAGGATACGTGGAGTCCATAGCTTCAGGACTTTTTACGGCGATAAACGTGATAAGAATTCAAAAAGAAATGGATCCTATAACTTTGCCAACGGATACCATGATAGGTGCCTTGCTAGATTACGTCAGAAAAACCAAAGATTTAAAACCTATGTATGCGAATTTTGGAATTATCAAAAGAGATGAAGTGAGAAGCATTCCAACATTGGAGCATTTTTTAGCGAGGGGATTGGATTGA
- a CDS encoding ATP-binding protein: MKDFQKAVIVVPATIKVVKSVRCVLRNFLAANDVNDEDMVYDLELALSEALVNVIEHTYKFDSSKLISCTFEMKEDTFEIRIRDFGPKVDLQKLNPRPLSQPREGGLGLYLIRNLVDNWQYEDVCTGNSLLLRRKVK; encoded by the coding sequence TTGAAAGATTTTCAAAAAGCCGTTATCGTTGTTCCGGCAACGATAAAAGTTGTTAAATCGGTTAGATGCGTACTTAGAAATTTTCTTGCAGCTAATGATGTAAATGATGAAGACATGGTGTATGATTTGGAGTTAGCGCTTTCAGAAGCTTTGGTAAACGTGATCGAACACACTTACAAATTCGACTCTTCCAAGTTGATATCGTGTACGTTTGAAATGAAAGAAGATACCTTTGAAATACGTATAAGAGATTTTGGCCCCAAAGTTGATCTTCAAAAGCTAAATCCCCGTCCCCTCTCTCAACCACGAGAAGGAGGATTGGGGCTTTATCTCATAAGAAATCTTGTTGACAACTGGCAATATGAAGATGTTTGCACAGGAAATTCTCTTCTGTTGCGGAGGAAAGTTAAGTGA